ACCAACGCCCTCGTAGTTCAGCGGATTAGAACGTCGCGCTTCGAACGCGAAAGTCGGGGGTTCGATTCCCTCCGAGGGCACCATGACTGATCTCATGCGTTCGGCGTTGCTTGCGGCGGCGGGCAATCGCGGCCTGCAACGGTTCGTCACCAAGCACGGGCGGCGGTTCGGCGCAGGCCGGTTTGTCGCCGGCGAAACGCTCGACGAATTCATGACCGTGGTCCAGTCGTGCAACGTGCGCGGTTTTCGCGTCGCCGCTGGATTATTGGGCGAAGACGTGCGCAGCGTCGCCGGCGCACAATCGGTGGCGCAAGAGTACCGGATCATCTTGGATCGTTTCTCGCAAGCCCGCGCAAGCGCGAACGTCGCTTTGAAGCTCACCCATCTCGGATTGGATGTGGACAACGAGCTCGCTTTTGCAAACGTAGCCTCGGTCGCCGCAAGAGCAGCACAGTTAGGCAATTTCGTGCGCATCGACATGGAGCAATCGAGCCACACCGGTGCGACGATCGAGATCTACCGCAGGCTCAGAACGCTCGGCGTCGACAATGTCGGCACGGTGCTTCAAGCATATCTGTACCGTTCGGAAGCCGACTTGCGCGCGCTCTTGCCGTTGAAGCCGAATCTCAGGCTTGTGAAAGGAGCTTATTTGGAGCCTCCGGCCATCGCCTATCCGAAGAAGCGCGATGTCGAC
The nucleotide sequence above comes from Candidatus Eremiobacteraceae bacterium. Encoded proteins:
- a CDS encoding proline dehydrogenase family protein, which gives rise to MTDLMRSALLAAAGNRGLQRFVTKHGRRFGAGRFVAGETLDEFMTVVQSCNVRGFRVAAGLLGEDVRSVAGAQSVAQEYRIILDRFSQARASANVALKLTHLGLDVDNELAFANVASVAARAAQLGNFVRIDMEQSSHTGATIEIYRRLRTLGVDNVGTVLQAYLYRSEADLRALLPLKPNLRLVKGAYLEPPAIAYPKKRDVDRNYSRLIELSLKEGGYTAIATHDEAIIERSLDFIQRNSILDGSYEFQMLYGVRPRLQQSMIERRYPVRIAVPFGSEWYPYLMRRLAERPANLFFFVSSVWRG